From a region of the Odoribacter splanchnicus DSM 20712 genome:
- a CDS encoding glycosyltransferase family 117 protein has protein sequence MYKIKDHPNLSFKLINRVTGWVTFVIASMTYILTAESTASLWDCGEFITTSVGLQVGHPPGAPLFMIISRLFAIFAPSADTQAYMINCMSAICSGLTILFLFWSITHLARKLIVKEGEEMTMGQMFAILGASLIGSLTYTFTDTFWFSAVEGEVYAMSSLFTAVVFWAILKWENVAFERYANRWLILIAYLIGLSIGVHLLNLLAIPAIVFVYYFKKYTPTVRGFIKTGILSVFILGVVNFGIIPGVIKVAGWFELTFVNGMGAPFNTGVIIYVLLIIGALVWGIRYTLKKGMPVWNTILTCFMVILIGYSSYSMIVIRSLSDPPIDEGSPDNVFSLLSYINRDQYGDAPLLYGQYFNAPQVGTKEGEPIYYQNKETGVYEKIGNKTIYEYDKRFCGFFPRMYSDTRPNFANQYQAWAGRNNGPTYTVNGETITRPSFGNNMRYFFNYQLGHMYWRYFMWNFSGRQNDIQGYGDIMHGNWITGIKFLDELRLGNQDELPDNLKNEKANNKYYMLPFLLGLLGMFYQYRKGKTGKQDFWVVMLLFIMTGIAIIVFLNQTPMEPRERDYAYAGSFYAYAIWIGLGVLSIWEFLNKKIKNIDPRVSAIAVTTVCLFAIPVNMAAQNWDDHNRHARYATTAHARNYLNSCAPNAILFTYGDNDTFPLWYVQEVEGVRRDVRVVNLSLLSGSWYIDQMKRKAYESSGVPISFTHEQYRDGKRDYVLIRDQFKEGNLKDVMEFVASDLPQTKLQGYIKELDFIPTRNVILPVDSAKVIANGTVKPQDADQIVKDLRLHLPMQGLTKSQLMVLDILSTNNWERPVYFGIGMGSDAYMGLEKYFQLEGAAYRVVPIETKEAEFYDYGRIDSDILYDNIMNKFEWGNIKDPKVNIDFFHDQTIAVMKYRNTFLRLAQKLYDEGKQAEAVAVLDKSLEEIPLYQVPADNSMLFYIPMYYELGETEKANHLLNELATNNYQMLKYANSLEPKFANTPSIQQEERLSIEVIKQLLAFATQAGQKELAQELQDKVLRLYNPSHISPDKPLMKDTADKAGK, from the coding sequence ATGTATAAAATCAAAGATCATCCTAATTTAAGCTTCAAGCTGATTAACAGGGTTACCGGTTGGGTCACTTTCGTTATCGCGAGTATGACTTACATACTCACAGCTGAGTCAACGGCCAGCCTATGGGATTGCGGAGAGTTCATCACCACGTCTGTGGGCTTACAGGTGGGACATCCCCCCGGAGCACCGTTATTTATGATTATTTCGCGGTTGTTTGCGATATTTGCTCCATCGGCAGATACCCAAGCCTATATGATCAACTGTATGTCGGCCATTTGTTCCGGGCTGACCATTTTATTCCTGTTCTGGTCGATCACTCACCTGGCCCGTAAGCTTATTGTAAAAGAAGGTGAAGAAATGACTATGGGACAAATGTTTGCGATATTAGGAGCTTCGCTGATCGGTTCTTTGACTTATACTTTCACAGATACGTTCTGGTTCTCAGCCGTAGAAGGCGAAGTGTATGCGATGTCTTCTTTATTTACTGCGGTAGTTTTCTGGGCTATCCTGAAATGGGAAAATGTCGCTTTCGAACGTTATGCCAACCGCTGGCTGATCCTGATCGCTTACCTGATCGGACTGTCTATCGGAGTACACTTATTGAACTTGCTGGCAATCCCGGCAATCGTGTTTGTTTATTATTTCAAAAAATATACACCCACCGTACGGGGATTTATCAAAACAGGCATTCTTTCGGTATTTATCCTGGGTGTAGTTAATTTCGGAATCATTCCGGGCGTGATCAAAGTAGCCGGTTGGTTCGAGCTGACTTTCGTCAACGGAATGGGGGCTCCTTTCAATACCGGAGTGATCATCTATGTATTACTGATTATCGGGGCTTTAGTCTGGGGTATCCGTTATACGCTGAAAAAAGGGATGCCTGTCTGGAATACCATCCTGACTTGTTTTATGGTGATTCTGATCGGTTATTCTTCTTATTCGATGATCGTTATCCGTTCATTAAGCGATCCTCCTATCGACGAAGGAAGCCCTGACAATGTATTCTCTTTATTGTCATACATCAACCGTGACCAATACGGTGACGCTCCTTTACTCTACGGCCAGTATTTCAATGCTCCCCAAGTAGGGACGAAGGAGGGCGAACCGATCTATTATCAGAACAAAGAAACCGGGGTCTATGAAAAAATCGGTAACAAAACCATCTATGAATACGACAAACGGTTTTGTGGTTTCTTCCCACGTATGTACAGCGATACCCGGCCCAACTTTGCCAATCAATACCAGGCTTGGGCAGGAAGAAACAACGGTCCGACCTATACGGTCAACGGCGAGACCATCACCCGCCCGAGTTTCGGTAATAACATGCGTTATTTCTTCAATTATCAGTTAGGGCATATGTACTGGAGGTATTTCATGTGGAATTTCTCCGGACGCCAAAACGATATCCAGGGATATGGCGACATCATGCACGGCAACTGGATCACCGGCATTAAATTTCTGGATGAATTACGCCTGGGAAATCAGGATGAATTACCCGACAATTTGAAAAATGAAAAAGCAAACAATAAATATTATATGTTGCCTTTTCTGCTCGGTCTGTTGGGGATGTTTTACCAATACCGGAAGGGGAAAACCGGAAAACAGGATTTTTGGGTAGTCATGCTCTTGTTCATCATGACCGGTATAGCCATCATCGTCTTTTTAAATCAGACTCCGATGGAACCCCGGGAACGGGACTATGCTTATGCAGGTTCTTTCTATGCCTATGCCATCTGGATCGGCCTGGGTGTGCTTTCTATCTGGGAATTTCTGAATAAAAAGATCAAAAATATAGATCCACGGGTATCGGCCATTGCCGTTACTACGGTCTGTCTGTTCGCCATTCCGGTCAATATGGCCGCCCAAAACTGGGACGACCACAACCGTCATGCCCGTTATGCCACGACAGCCCATGCCCGTAATTACCTCAATTCGTGTGCTCCGAATGCAATTTTATTTACTTATGGAGATAACGATACTTTCCCACTGTGGTATGTACAAGAAGTGGAAGGAGTACGGCGGGATGTCCGGGTCGTCAATTTAAGTTTGTTATCCGGTTCCTGGTATATCGACCAGATGAAACGGAAAGCTTATGAATCTTCCGGAGTGCCGATTTCGTTCACTCATGAACAATACCGGGATGGGAAACGGGACTATGTATTGATCAGGGATCAGTTCAAAGAAGGAAACCTGAAAGATGTCATGGAGTTTGTCGCCAGCGACCTGCCTCAGACAAAATTACAGGGATATATCAAGGAACTCGATTTTATACCGACACGTAACGTTATCCTTCCGGTAGATTCGGCCAAAGTAATCGCCAATGGGACGGTTAAACCCCAGGATGCAGATCAGATCGTCAAAGACCTGAGACTGCATTTGCCGATGCAAGGCTTGACCAAATCACAACTGATGGTCCTGGATATTTTATCGACGAACAACTGGGAACGTCCGGTATATTTCGGAATCGGTATGGGTTCGGATGCCTATATGGGATTGGAAAAATACTTCCAGCTCGAAGGGGCGGCCTACCGCGTCGTACCTATCGAAACGAAAGAAGCCGAATTCTATGATTACGGACGGATCGACAGCGATATCCTCTACGATAATATCATGAATAAATTCGAATGGGGAAATATCAAAGATCCGAAAGTAAACATCGACTTCTTCCACGATCAGACCATCGCCGTCATGAAATACCGGAATACCTTCCTTCGGTTGGCCCAGAAACTGTATGACGAAGGTAAACAAGCCGAAGCGGTCGCCGTTCTGGATAAGTCATTGGAAGAAATTCCACTGTATCAGGTACCGGCAGACAATAGTATGCTGTTCTATATACCGATGTATTACGAACTGGGAGAAACCGAAAAGGCGAACCACTTGCTCAACGAACTGGCAACGAACAACTATCAGATGTTGAAATATGCCAATTCACTCGAGCCGAAATTTGCCAATACTCCGAGTATACAACAAGAGGAAAGACTCAGCATCGAAGTGATCAAGCAATTATTGGCTTTTGCCACCCAGGCAGGACAAAAAGAACTGGCACAGGAATTGCAGGACAAAGTATTGAGATTATATAATCCTTCACATATTTCTCCCGATAAACCGTTGATGAAGGATACGGCGGACAAAGCCGGGAAATAA
- the pyrE gene encoding orotate phosphoribosyltransferase — MNTVAEKVASYLLDIKAIKLEPTHPFTWASGWKSPIYCDNRKTLSYPEVRSYIKEQFAALIREKYPQAEVIAGVATGAIAQGVLVAQELGLPFIYVRSSAKSHGLENLIEGEYKAGQKVVVIEDLISTGGSSLQAVEALRNAECEVLGMVAIFTYGFQKAEDNFKNASCELTTLSNYNAMIDLAVKVGYVQADQVEKLKEWRLSPETYK; from the coding sequence ATGAATACAGTTGCAGAAAAAGTGGCATCCTATTTATTGGATATTAAAGCAATTAAATTGGAACCTACTCATCCGTTTACCTGGGCTTCCGGATGGAAATCCCCGATCTATTGTGATAATCGGAAGACGTTGTCTTATCCTGAAGTTCGTTCATATATCAAAGAACAATTTGCAGCATTGATCCGGGAGAAATATCCGCAGGCAGAGGTGATTGCCGGGGTTGCTACCGGAGCTATTGCACAGGGGGTGTTAGTTGCTCAGGAATTGGGATTACCCTTTATTTATGTGCGATCTTCAGCTAAGAGTCATGGTTTGGAAAATCTGATCGAAGGTGAGTATAAAGCAGGGCAAAAGGTCGTAGTTATCGAAGACCTTATTTCAACCGGTGGTTCTAGTTTACAGGCTGTCGAAGCTTTGCGGAATGCCGAATGTGAAGTGCTGGGCATGGTTGCCATTTTTACCTATGGCTTCCAAAAGGCTGAGGATAACTTTAAAAATGCATCCTGTGAACTGACCACTTTAAGTAATTACAATGCTATGATCGATCTGGCTGTGAAAGTGGGATATGTACAGGCTGATCAGGTGGAAAAATTGAAAGAATGGCGATTGAGTCCTGAGACTTATAAATAA
- the clpX gene encoding ATP-dependent Clp protease ATP-binding subunit ClpX codes for MQDKCSFCGRNRNEVNLLIAGTDGFICDECASQAYDIVQEEMKSKSTLNLEHIEVKKPIEIKAFLDQYVIGQDEAKKHLAVAVYNHYKRLLHKAGNDEVEIEKSNIVMVGRTGTGKTLLARTIAKMLHVPFTIVDATVLTEAGYVGEDIESILTRLLQAADYDVEAAEKGIVFIDELDKIARKGDNPSITRDVSGEGVQQGLLKLLEGSIVNVPPQGGRKHPDQKMIPVNTKNILFICGGAFDGIEKKIAARMNTMVVGFNASQNTEKIDRENFLQYIAPQDLKSFGLIPEIIGRLPVLTYLEPLDRAALRNILTEPKNAIIRQYIKLFELDGITLKFDEDVYEYIVDKAIEFRLGARGLRSICEAIMTDLMFEVPSQGKKNITITKAYAEEKMNRVNAQKLRA; via the coding sequence ATGCAGGATAAATGTTCATTTTGCGGACGTAACCGGAACGAAGTTAATTTGTTGATAGCGGGGACGGACGGTTTTATTTGTGATGAGTGTGCTTCACAAGCCTATGATATCGTCCAGGAAGAGATGAAAAGTAAATCGACACTCAACCTGGAACATATCGAAGTAAAAAAGCCCATAGAGATCAAAGCTTTTCTGGACCAATATGTCATTGGCCAGGATGAAGCGAAAAAACACCTGGCAGTTGCCGTTTACAATCATTATAAAAGGCTTTTGCATAAAGCCGGTAACGACGAAGTGGAAATCGAGAAATCCAATATCGTTATGGTAGGTCGTACAGGTACCGGCAAAACCCTATTGGCCCGAACAATTGCCAAAATGCTACATGTGCCTTTTACCATCGTAGACGCGACCGTACTGACAGAAGCCGGTTATGTCGGGGAAGATATCGAATCTATCCTGACCCGTTTGCTGCAAGCAGCCGACTACGATGTCGAGGCAGCAGAAAAAGGGATTGTATTCATCGACGAACTGGATAAAATCGCCCGGAAAGGGGATAATCCCTCGATCACCCGCGACGTGAGCGGCGAAGGAGTACAGCAGGGACTATTGAAATTACTGGAAGGCTCTATCGTCAACGTTCCTCCACAAGGTGGACGTAAACATCCGGATCAAAAAATGATCCCTGTCAATACTAAAAATATCCTCTTTATCTGCGGAGGAGCTTTCGATGGTATTGAAAAGAAAATCGCAGCCCGTATGAATACGATGGTCGTCGGCTTTAATGCGAGCCAAAATACAGAAAAAATCGACCGGGAGAATTTCCTTCAATATATCGCCCCACAGGATTTGAAATCTTTCGGGTTGATTCCGGAGATCATCGGCCGTCTCCCCGTATTGACTTACCTGGAACCGTTGGACCGGGCAGCGTTACGTAATATTCTGACAGAACCTAAAAATGCTATTATCCGGCAATATATCAAACTGTTCGAATTGGATGGGATTACACTCAAATTCGACGAAGATGTCTATGAATATATCGTCGATAAAGCTATCGAATTCCGCCTTGGCGCCCGTGGCTTACGCTCGATTTGCGAAGCAATTATGACCGACCTGATGTTTGAAGTACCTTCACAAGGAAAGAAAAATATTACGATTACCAAAGCTTATGCCGAAGAAAAGATGAATCGCGTGAATGCCCAGAAATTGAGGGCATAA
- the clpP gene encoding ATP-dependent Clp endopeptidase proteolytic subunit ClpP, which yields MFPQDEFKKYAIKHKGISSLNLHRFQTATNSYITPNIIEERQLNIATMDVFSRLMMDRIIFLGVPIDDDVANIIMAQLLFLETADPGRDIQLYFNSPGGSIYAGLGIYDTMQYINCDVATICTGLAASMAAVLMTAGTKGKRSALTHSRIMIHQPMSGVQGQAADIEITSREVQKLKKELYTIISEHSGQPYKKVEKDSDRDYWMTAAEAKEYGMIDSILTRAKK from the coding sequence ATGTTTCCACAAGACGAATTCAAAAAATACGCTATAAAGCACAAAGGGATCAGTAGTCTGAACCTTCATCGGTTTCAAACAGCTACGAACAGTTATATCACTCCGAATATCATAGAAGAACGCCAACTGAATATTGCAACCATGGACGTTTTTTCCCGTTTGATGATGGATCGGATTATTTTCTTAGGAGTACCCATCGACGACGATGTGGCAAATATCATTATGGCCCAGTTGTTGTTTTTGGAAACTGCCGATCCGGGGCGTGATATCCAGCTTTATTTCAACAGCCCGGGAGGTTCTATCTATGCCGGTTTGGGGATTTACGACACGATGCAATATATCAATTGTGATGTAGCGACTATTTGTACCGGTTTGGCAGCTTCGATGGCAGCGGTACTGATGACTGCCGGAACCAAGGGAAAACGTTCGGCTCTAACCCATTCCCGGATTATGATCCACCAACCGATGAGTGGCGTACAAGGCCAGGCTGCGGATATCGAGATCACTTCCAGAGAAGTACAGAAACTGAAAAAAGAATTGTATACCATCATCTCCGAACATTCCGGTCAACCCTACAAAAAAGTAGAAAAAGATTCCGACCGGGACTACTGGATGACAGCAGCAGAAGCTAAAGAATACGGTATGATCGATTCAATATTAACCAGAGCTAAAAAATAA
- a CDS encoding superoxide dismutase family protein, with product MRLVLFFLLVLSVLCMSQTIEQKCIEKPIYELSENGKGKIVGSIEVKEQGKGIAIHVVASGLKPGQYGFHMHEKNTMSNTTDDKGNTVIGGGLGGHWDPDNTHKHAGPHGDGHRGDLEMLQVGKEGTVDQTVISTRIPFKAVKGKAFVIHAMPDNFTDHPVNGGSGARMYAAPF from the coding sequence ATGAGGTTAGTATTGTTTTTTCTTTTGGTTTTGTCGGTATTATGTATGTCTCAGACAATTGAACAAAAATGTATCGAGAAGCCGATTTATGAGCTGTCGGAAAATGGGAAAGGTAAAATTGTAGGTTCGATCGAAGTGAAAGAACAAGGGAAAGGAATAGCGATTCATGTCGTTGCCTCCGGCTTGAAGCCGGGACAATATGGTTTTCATATGCATGAAAAAAATACGATGAGTAATACCACCGATGACAAAGGGAATACGGTAATAGGTGGAGGACTAGGTGGACACTGGGATCCGGATAATACGCATAAACATGCAGGTCCTCATGGGGATGGACATCGGGGAGATCTGGAAATGTTACAAGTCGGGAAAGAGGGAACAGTCGATCAAACCGTGATTTCGACCCGGATACCTTTCAAGGCTGTCAAAGGGAAGGCTTTCGTTATTCATGCGATGCCCGATAATTTTACGGATCATCCGGTCAATGGAGGAAGCGGTGCCCGTATGTATGCTGCCCCTTTTTAG
- a CDS encoding NUDIX hydrolase, producing the protein MYKVFFKESCFLLTDNQNLLKEGDIRWVHRDFMTTKNFIYQTLEKGIPFKAVLYDEDPEDLFTIFKSCFTYVKAGGGAVIQNSDILVIKRLGMIDLPKGHLEYGETMEQCAVREVEEECGLKQVSILSPLDTTLHIYYRNESWFLKKTYWYRMSAPSGQSFIPQTEEDIEEVLWYPIHNLSQLSNQTYPSLREVFHKLQTEA; encoded by the coding sequence ATGTATAAAGTATTTTTTAAAGAGAGCTGTTTTTTATTGACCGATAATCAGAATTTACTAAAAGAAGGGGATATCCGTTGGGTGCACCGGGATTTTATGACCACGAAAAATTTCATTTACCAAACTCTGGAAAAAGGCATCCCTTTCAAAGCCGTACTTTATGATGAAGATCCGGAGGATTTGTTTACTATTTTCAAGTCTTGTTTCACCTATGTCAAAGCCGGAGGAGGAGCAGTCATACAAAATTCCGATATATTGGTCATCAAACGATTAGGAATGATCGACCTACCCAAAGGCCATCTGGAATATGGAGAAACGATGGAACAATGTGCCGTCCGGGAAGTAGAAGAAGAATGCGGGTTAAAACAAGTAAGTATTCTGTCTCCTTTAGACACCACCCTCCATATTTATTACCGGAATGAAAGTTGGTTCCTGAAAAAAACATATTGGTATCGGATGTCTGCCCCTTCAGGTCAATCTTTTATTCCTCAGACCGAAGAGGATATCGAAGAAGTGCTCTGGTATCCGATACACAATCTCTCCCAGCTATCGAACCAGACCTATCCTTCACTCCGGGAAGTATTCCATAAACTCCAAACCGAAGCCTAG
- a CDS encoding aminoglycoside phosphotransferase family protein, with product MNQLIEQKFLALFEQQWGKKADRTEMLPASGSARKYWRIYWNGESCIAAWNRNVEENRLFIDFSRHFAEKGLHVPQIYAVSEDRKVYLQEDLGTQTLLDVVGQERKGNSLSEHSMQLYRKSLSELLRFQLIGGQGLDYARCVPRPVFDRQCILWDLNYFKYCFLKLAGADFSEQALEDDFVRLTDVLVQEPADSFMFRDFQSRNIMVRAGEVWFIDYQGGRQGALPYDVASLLYDAIVVIPDEQREELLDGYICGLQAYRTVEPGLFRHVFYRFVLVRLLQAMGAFGLRGLYERKPHFIDSIQPGLHSIDRLFQSGRLDADYAEIRRVCRQLLE from the coding sequence GTGAATCAGTTGATAGAGCAAAAGTTTCTGGCTTTATTCGAACAGCAATGGGGGAAGAAAGCCGACCGGACCGAGATGTTACCGGCTTCCGGGTCTGCACGTAAATATTGGCGTATATATTGGAACGGGGAGTCGTGCATTGCGGCCTGGAATCGAAATGTGGAAGAAAATCGCTTGTTTATCGATTTTTCCCGGCATTTTGCAGAGAAAGGATTACATGTACCGCAAATTTATGCGGTATCGGAAGATCGGAAGGTTTATCTACAGGAAGATTTGGGTACGCAAACTTTATTGGACGTGGTCGGGCAGGAGCGAAAAGGAAATAGTTTGTCGGAGCATTCGATGCAACTTTACCGGAAATCTTTGTCCGAATTATTGCGGTTTCAGTTGATCGGGGGACAGGGACTGGATTATGCCCGTTGTGTCCCACGTCCTGTATTCGACCGGCAGTGTATCCTGTGGGACCTGAATTATTTTAAGTATTGTTTTCTGAAATTGGCAGGAGCGGATTTTTCAGAGCAGGCGCTCGAAGATGATTTTGTCAGGCTGACAGATGTTTTGGTTCAGGAACCTGCGGATAGTTTTATGTTTCGTGATTTTCAGTCGCGGAATATTATGGTCAGAGCCGGAGAGGTTTGGTTTATCGATTATCAGGGAGGACGGCAAGGGGCTTTACCTTATGACGTAGCTTCGTTATTGTATGATGCTATCGTAGTGATTCCTGATGAACAACGGGAAGAGTTACTGGATGGATATATCTGCGGATTACAGGCTTACCGGACGGTGGAGCCGGGACTATTCCGTCATGTTTTTTATCGTTTTGTATTGGTACGGCTGTTGCAGGCGATGGGGGCTTTCGGGCTTCGGGGACTTTACGAAAGAAAACCGCATTTTATCGATTCGATACAACCCGGTCTGCACAGCATTGACCGGCTTTTCCAGTCCGGTAGGCTGGATGCCGATTATGCCGAAATCAGGCGGGTTTGCAGGCAATTGCTCGAATAG
- a CDS encoding IS1595-like element ISOdsp1 family transposase — protein MNILNFMQRFPDEASCIAYLKEQREQSGIVCKHCGCTEHRWDANKLVFECKHCHHRQSLRSGTVMEHSKLPFRYWIAAMFLLTSTKKSFSTEEIRRQLGHKRYQPIWEMVCKLRDVMGKRDERYRLTGSVELDEGFFTVELQEEEKDKPLKRGRGSQRKARILVMVESSYSTKTPKRGRPNKAVGHLKMQVISDLGSKTITKVVKEQLEPSVELTTDDSTSYIKFDKLVKSHKAVTSGKEAVKVFLPWVHIAISNAKRLLLDVHHKLKNEYLQYYLNEFCYKFNRRYLDEKLFDRLAFTAINYNTDFRSKIYRRTSCG, from the coding sequence ATGAACATACTAAATTTCATGCAACGGTTCCCCGATGAAGCATCTTGCATTGCTTATCTGAAGGAACAGAGGGAACAATCAGGTATTGTCTGCAAACATTGTGGCTGTACGGAACATCGCTGGGATGCCAATAAACTTGTTTTTGAGTGCAAGCACTGCCATCATAGGCAATCATTACGCTCCGGAACTGTTATGGAACATAGCAAGCTGCCTTTCCGTTACTGGATAGCAGCCATGTTCCTGCTAACAAGCACTAAGAAATCCTTTTCAACAGAGGAAATCCGTCGCCAGTTAGGTCACAAACGTTATCAACCCATCTGGGAGATGGTCTGCAAGCTTCGGGATGTCATGGGAAAGCGTGATGAACGCTACCGCCTGACCGGTTCTGTAGAACTGGACGAAGGTTTCTTCACTGTGGAGCTTCAAGAAGAAGAAAAGGACAAACCGTTGAAAAGAGGTCGTGGCAGTCAAAGGAAAGCCAGGATTCTGGTCATGGTTGAAAGCTCCTATTCTACGAAAACTCCCAAGAGAGGAAGACCCAATAAAGCAGTCGGACACCTCAAAATGCAGGTCATATCAGATTTGGGGTCGAAGACAATTACCAAGGTTGTCAAAGAGCAACTGGAGCCGTCAGTAGAACTGACTACAGACGATTCCACATCATATATCAAGTTTGATAAACTCGTCAAGAGCCATAAGGCGGTCACTTCCGGCAAAGAAGCGGTTAAAGTCTTCCTGCCCTGGGTGCATATTGCAATAAGCAATGCCAAAAGGCTTCTGTTGGACGTTCATCATAAGCTTAAAAACGAATACTTACAATACTATCTGAATGAGTTCTGCTATAAATTCAACAGACGCTATCTCGATGAAAAACTATTTGATAGACTCGCTTTCACAGCTATCAACTATAACACCGACTTTAGGTCGAAAATTTATAGACGGACATCATGCGGATAA
- a CDS encoding transposase produces the protein MAKIQNISEIHPTLGFTEFDIIEKYRKSFHESELGRLHSVFPFERMAKTMGLSEQRLGRRNIFSPSAKIALMVLKAYTGFSDRQLVEHLNGNIHYQMFCGIMINPSFPITNYKIVSAIRNEIASRLDVDSLQEVLASHWKPYLDSLHVCMTDATCYESHMRFPTDMKLLWESLEWLYRQICLHCRDLGIRRPRNKYADVAKSYLSYCKKRKRKASRTRMLKRRMIRLLEKLLIQRDEIHREHGTSLRYTQDYQKRLSIIRKVLVQEKELFEGRKVRDRIVSIDRHYVRPIVRGKETKSVEFGAKVNNIQIDGISFIEHLSFKAFNEGIRLKDCIRMQQKLMNVRVRCVAADSIYANNANRKFCTKYGISTSFVRKGRAARDESLRKVLRSELSKERATRLEGSFGTQKQHYSLSRIKARNRKTEILWIFFGIHTANAILMIDKIRNRADKAA, from the coding sequence ATGGCTAAGATACAAAATATTTCGGAAATTCACCCTACTTTGGGCTTTACAGAATTTGATATTATAGAAAAATATCGCAAGAGTTTTCATGAGAGTGAGCTTGGCAGGCTTCATTCGGTGTTTCCGTTTGAGCGTATGGCAAAGACCATGGGCCTGTCGGAACAGCGACTGGGACGCAGGAACATCTTCAGTCCTTCGGCGAAGATCGCCCTTATGGTCCTGAAGGCGTACACCGGATTCTCTGACAGGCAGCTGGTGGAACATCTTAACGGGAACATACACTACCAGATGTTCTGCGGGATTATGATAAATCCGTCCTTTCCCATAACCAACTACAAGATAGTCAGTGCCATCCGCAATGAGATAGCGTCCCGTCTTGATGTTGATTCCCTCCAGGAAGTGCTGGCTTCACACTGGAAACCCTATCTTGACAGCCTTCACGTCTGTATGACCGATGCCACATGCTATGAGAGCCATATGCGTTTTCCTACGGATATGAAACTCCTTTGGGAAAGTCTGGAATGGCTCTACAGGCAAATCTGCCTTCATTGCAGAGATTTGGGTATAAGGCGTCCGCGCAACAAGTATGCGGATGTGGCGAAGTCCTATCTGTCCTACTGCAAGAAGAGAAAGAGGAAGGCTTCAAGGACAAGGATGCTCAAGCGTCGTATGATCAGACTCCTTGAAAAGCTCCTCATACAGAGGGATGAAATCCATAGAGAACATGGAACCTCACTCCGATATACCCAGGATTACCAGAAGCGTCTTTCCATCATCAGAAAGGTTCTTGTACAGGAAAAGGAGTTGTTTGAAGGCAGGAAGGTCAGGGACCGCATCGTCAGCATTGACCGTCATTATGTACGTCCCATTGTAAGAGGCAAGGAAACAAAGTCCGTCGAGTTCGGTGCGAAGGTCAACAACATACAGATAGACGGCATATCGTTCATCGAACACCTCTCGTTCAAGGCTTTCAACGAAGGTATACGCCTGAAGGACTGTATCCGCATGCAGCAGAAGCTCATGAATGTGAGGGTAAGATGCGTGGCTGCCGATTCCATATATGCCAATAATGCCAACAGAAAGTTCTGTACAAAATATGGAATATCCACATCCTTTGTACGCAAGGGAAGGGCGGCCAGGGATGAATCCTTGAGAAAGGTTCTCAGAAGTGAACTCTCCAAAGAAAGGGCCACCAGGCTTGAAGGCAGCTTCGGCACACAGAAGCAGCATTACTCACTCTCAAGGATAAAGGCACGGAACAGGAAGACGGAAATCCTATGGATTTTCTTTGGAATACATACGGCAAATGCCATACTGATGATAGATAAAATCAGGAACCGGGCGGATAAAGCGGCATGA